Part of the Labilibaculum antarcticum genome, GACAGGTAGTCAGATTTCAGAGACAATGCTTAAGAACAAACTTTCTTTGGAGCAAATTCCAAAAAATTGGCTGGGAATTCCTCTTATTTCTGAAGATAAAGTATTAGGTGTTTTTGGGGTATCTACCTTTATTGATGGTTCTGAAATGAATTTAGAGAGCATTAAATTGCTTGAAGTTCTTTCAATTCAATTGGCTGCTGGTACGGTGAAAAAAAAGAAGGATAATGAATTGAGAATGTTACATCGTTCGATGGAACAAAGTCCGGCATCTATTGTTATTACTGACCTGAATGGAGACATAGAATATGTAAATCCAAAGTTTTGCCATATTAGTGGTTATAGTTTGAAAGAGGTAATAGGGAAAAATCCCAGAATCCTTAAGTCGGGTATTACTCCTGATCAAACGTATAAGGAAATGTGGGAGGCAGTTTTGGCTGGAGAAGAGTGGGCTGGCGAATTTCTTAATGTGAAGAAGAATAAAGAATTGTATTGGGAAAGGGCAAACTTTTCGCCTATAAAAAATGAATATGGGAAAATAACACATATCGTATCAGTAAAAGAAGATATTACGGAGGCTAAGAATGTTGAGAAAAAATTACTGGAATCAAAAAATAGAGCTGAAGAATCGGATCGGTTAAAATCAACTTTTCTAGCGAATATGTCTCACGAATTAAGAACTCCATTAAATGCCGTGATCGGATTTTCTAACTTATGTGATGATTCATTATCGATAACAGAAATTCTTGAGTTTGTTGGTCTAATTAATAAGAGTGGAAATCAATTATTAGGTATTATTGAAGATATTTTGAGCTTCACTTCCATCGAAAGTCAAAGTTTTCAGATTGGGGAGGAAGAATTTTTCATGTTCAATTTTATTGAGGATGTTAAAAAAATGTCTAAGGAAAAACAAGTTCAGGAGAATAAAGAGCGTTTGGGATTACAGTTTAAAACTGACGAGAACTATTCGCGTATTCTCGTGAAATCCGATTATCAAAGGTTGCTACAAGTAGTTACCAATTTAATAAAGAATGCTTTAAAGTTTACAAACGAAGGGGTTGTCGAATTTGGATATAAGGTTGATGGGGAGGAATTGTCCTTGTATATTAAAGATAGTGGAGTTGGGATAGAAAAGGAGAAAAAAGATGTCATTTTCGATAAATTCAGACAGGCTGATGATTCCATCACAAGAACTTTTGGAGGAACCGGGCTTGGACTGGCTATTTCAAAAAAAATAATGGATATGCTAGGTGGAACTATTGAAGTTGAATCGGAGCCTAATGTAGGATCAACTTTTACTCTACGATTAAATTGTGTGATTTCTAAAACCGATAGTAAAAAAGAATTAAATAATACAAATGGTATGCAAACTTCAAATTCACCATTAATATTAGTTGCTGAAGATGAAATTTCAAATTTCAAACTAATAGAAGCCATATTAAAACGAAATAGTTATGAGGTTATGAGAGCCGAGAATGGCGAAGAGGCGGTTGAAATGTGTAAGAACAACTCTAATATTCGTTTGGTGTTAATGGATATACGAATGCCAATAATGGATGGATTAATTGCCACAAAAAAAATTAAAAGCTTTAATCCTAATATACCAATAATTGCACAAACTGCTTATGCTATGGATGGGGATGAAAATAAAGCCAAAGAAGAAGGTTGTGATGATTACATTTCAAAGCCAATAAAAAAGGATCTTTTGCTGGAAAAAATAAAAGCATTGATCTAGTTCTTTAAAATGAAATTATATAGAAAACTGTCTTTGTAGACGGTTTTTTTTGAATGATATTTGTTCATGATAAGTATGATTATGAACTTGCAGCGGGTTTTTGTTTCTGCTATAAAAGATGTACCTTAAATTTAATAAATTAACTCAAGGGATTTGAGAAGAAAGAGGAACTCATTTTTGGGAATTTTGATACTTTGGTGTGTCTTAGTGATGTATTCCTGCAGGAATGATCTCAGTATTATTGTGCACGAAAAGGAGATATCAAAGAGAATAGAAAATGGACTTCTAACTGTGAAATTTCCTGAATTAAAAAACAATAGTCGTGATTCTCGAAATGTTTGTGATTCTATAAATTCAAATGTTGAACTGTTTTTAAATTCATTGTTGTATGAAATGGATTTGGATGAGAATCATGAAGTAAAGTCAGAAAGTAGAGTCTGCAACAGAGAGCTGAAAATTGATTATACTCTGGATGTTTTTGCTCGAGATTATGTAAGTGCACGGTTTACAGTTTATTCCTATCAGGGTGGGGAGCATGGTCAAACTTTTTTTAAGTGCTTTAATTATAGCACTCAAAGGGCAGAACAATTAAAACTAGACGATTTATTGCATTTAAAACGTAAAAAGGAATTGCAATCATTAAATAAATTGCTCATTAAATATTTCGAGAATCCCGATCATTGTTTCAATGAGCTTCCTTTTATTGCTGCGGATTTTCAATTTTTTTCCTATCAGGATGATTGTTTTATTTTTTCCTTTTCTGATAATTCCTTAGGGGATTACGTTTGTGGGACTGCTGAAATTAAAATTCCGATATGGGATTTAAAACAGCATGGATTGTGGAAATTGTAATGGTTAAAAATATCATTTTATGAAAGTGCTTGTAATTGGAGGATCTGGTTTTACCGGGAGAAAATTAATTGAAATTTTATTGAAGGATAAAGATTACAGGGAAGTATATGCATTGGTCAGAAATAAAATAGATATTACAGATGAAAAATTGATTCAGGTTATTGTCGATTTTGAAGTTCTTTCATCCGAAAATCTTCCGGATTGTTGCGATATTGCATTCTGTTGTTTGGGAACAACAATTCGAAAAGCTCAAACTAAGAGTAATTTTCGAAAAGTGGACTTTGAGTACATTACCAATTTTGCGAAGCTGTGCGAGAAACATTGTATAAAAGAATTTCATTTAATAAGCGCAATATGGGCAAGCCCTCAATCTATTTTCTTTTATCAGAGAGTGAAGGGTGAGCTCGAATGTTTTATTAATTGTTTGAATTTTGAATCAGTGGTAATTTATCGGCCATCGGTGATTTATGGTGATCGAAAAGAATTTCGGCTTTTCGAAGCATTTGCTGCCTGGATCAGCCGAAATCTGTATTTTCTTTTTATCGGTAAATTGAAACGAATTGTTGCCGTAACCGGAGATCAATTAGCTGAGACGATTCACCGAAAATCAAAAAGTAATTTACCAGGCAGATGGGTTATTGAATCTGAAGAAATATCCAAAGCCTGATATTTTTTCTGTACTTATTGCTTGTTAACGTCTCTTGCAGAAGCTTGATCAGTAGCCATTATCAAAATATCATTGATGTTTACATGTGATGGTCTGGTGGCAATAAATTCGACTGTTTCGGCAATATCTTCAGCATTAAGTGGTGTGAATCCGTTATATACCTGCTCTGCTTTTTCGGAATCTCCTTTGAATCGCACCAATGAAAATTCGGTATCAACCATTCCCGGAGCAAGAGAACAAACTTTAATATTGTGAGGTAGTAAATCAATTCTCATTCCTTTGGTGATAGCGTCAACCGCATGTTTCGTTGCACAATATACATTTCCACCTGGGTAAACTTCTTTTCCGGCTACCGAAGTAATGTTAATAATTTGGCCCTTCTTTCTCTCTATCATTAAAGGAGTAATTGCTCGTGTTACGTATAAAAGACCTTTCAAATTGGTATCAATCATTCTTTCCCAATCGTCTATTATTCCTTCCTGAAAAGACGAAACACCTACAGCTAAACCGGCATTGTTTAGTAGTAAATCAATTTTGTTCCATTTTTCAGGTAACGACTTTATTTTTGATTCAACTTCTTTTTGATTTCTTACATCCAATTCAATTGAGAAAACCTTCACCTGATAGTTCGCAATTAATTCTTGCTGTAAGATTTCCAGCTTTTCTTTTCGTCGCCCCGAAATAATTAAATCAAATCCTATTTCAGCTAATTTTTTAGCACAAGCTTCACCAATGCCTGCAGTTGCCCCTGTTATAAATGCAATTTTATTCATCTTTTTTGAAAGTTTATTCAGATTTCACTTCAGAATATCTTATGATTTTTAAAGAAAGAGTAAAGTTAAAAACTACTCTGATTATTCGTGTTACTATCTTATTTTTTTTAAATTTAAAATATTATCACCTAAATGCTGGCATCATGATAAATCAGGAAGTTTCTTTACAATTAGCAGAAGATTTGGGAATTAACCAAGAGGGATTTGAAAGGATTTCTAAAAATATTGGGCGGTCACCGAATTTATTGGAATTACAGATTTATTCTGTAATGTGGTCCGAAAATGTGTCCTATAAAAGTTCTTTTAATTGGATTAATTCATTGCCAAATAAGGGAGAGAATATAATCTCTGGTGCTCGTCAGTCAAATGCCGGTGTTGTTGATATTGGAAACGGTGAATATTGTGTTTTTAAAATGGGCACGCACAATCATCCAAGTGGAATTGATCCATATCAAGGGGCTGCAACATGCGTGGGTGATGTATGTCGTGATGTCGTATCTCTTGGAGCAAAACCTTTACTTGTTTTAAGTTCTTTGCGCTTTGGGGAAGCTTCTTTAGATCGAACCAAATGGTTGATGGATGAGGTGGTGAAAGGTGTACGCGATTATTCCTCGGTACTCTATTTGGAAAACATGGGTGGAGAGGTTTGCTTTAATTCCTGCTATGACACCAATCCTATTGTTAATGTGATGGTTGCCGGAGTTGTTCCAAAGGATAAAATATTGCTTAATAGAAAAATGATTCCAGGACAATTGGTTCTAATTGCAGGAAATTCTACTAGTGCTGAAGGAGTTTATGGTCAGGCTGAAAGTTTCACTATTCCAAAGGGAAATCCAGGTATAGGAAGTTCATTAATTGATAGCATTCTGAAATTGAATGATGAAAATGCTGTTGTTCGAATTGAGAATTTAGATATGGCAGGTATTGTTAATGCTGTGGCTTCAATAAGTGTTCATGCAAAAACAGGCGTAGATATTGATTTAAATCAAATTCCTCTTAATCAGTCTGGCTTAAGTATTGAGCAGGTACTTTTGTCAAGAACTCAAGAACGAATTGTGCTGGTTGTTGATAAAGAAAAACAAGAATTAGTTTTTGATGTGTTTGCGAAAGCTAATATCCCTTGCAATAAAATCGGGGCGATTGTTGAGGCTAAAACAATTCGATTTACCGAAGCTGAAATAGTTGTTGCAGAATTAAATGCACACGATTTGGTTATGGGATATGGTGCACCTCAGTCAAATAGAAAGCATCATCTAATCGAAAAAGAAGTGGCGATCGATTTTTTGGAGAATATTCCTGAACCAGGTAATTATTGGAAGGTTATTAATAAAATGGTGAATATTCCTAATTTGATAATCAAGGAGTTTTTACAACTTAATTTTGAGGAGAAAACAAATAAATCGCCATCCGATGCTCAAATAGTAACGGTGAATTCAAATGGTAAAACTCTTTGTTTTACTGTTTCAGGGAATTCAGTTTATTCATTTAATAATCCGAATCTTGGAGCACAAATTAATATTGCAAGAGCTGTTCGTCGAATTGTTTGTTCCGGCGGAAAACCGTTGGCTCTAAACGATTGTTTGAATTTTGGAAGTCCTTTGGAAGAAAGTGTTTTTTCTCAATTTGTTGAAACAGTAAAGGGAATTTCAAATGCAAGCGAGTTTTTTGATACCCCGGTTGTAGGGGGCAATGTGAGTTTCTACAATGAGAGTTCTGTTCTTGGGAAACGAGAAGCAATAAATCCAACACCAATAATTGGAATGCTTGGAGTCATTGAACCAAAGACAAATCACATGTCCTATATTTATAGGAATAAGGGTGATATGATTTTTTTAATTGGGAAATCGCGGAATGATATTTCGGGTTCTGAATATTTATGCTCAATTCATAAGAAGTGTAATGTTGGAGTACCTTATTTTAATCTTGATGAAGAAAAAGCAATAAATAACCTTGTTACGAAATTGATAGAGAAGAAATTAGTATGTTCTGCTCACTCAGTTGAAGCAGGCGGTCTTTTCTTTAATTTAATAGAATCATCGATGCCATTAGGATTAGGTTTTGATGTTACTTCTCCTGCGGAAATTCGTGCGGATGCATTCTTGTTTGGGGAATCTCAAGGAAGAATAGTTGTTTCTGTTTCCATGGAAAAAGAAGATGATTTTGTGGATGTGATGATGGAAAGTGGAGTGCCGTTTTCTGCTTTAGGTCATGTTACCAAAGGAGAACTGAGA contains:
- a CDS encoding NAD(P)H-binding protein, whose protein sequence is MKVLVIGGSGFTGRKLIEILLKDKDYREVYALVRNKIDITDEKLIQVIVDFEVLSSENLPDCCDIAFCCLGTTIRKAQTKSNFRKVDFEYITNFAKLCEKHCIKEFHLISAIWASPQSIFFYQRVKGELECFINCLNFESVVIYRPSVIYGDRKEFRLFEAFAAWISRNLYFLFIGKLKRIVAVTGDQLAETIHRKSKSNLPGRWVIESEEISKA
- the purL gene encoding phosphoribosylformylglycinamidine synthase subunit PurL, with translation MINQEVSLQLAEDLGINQEGFERISKNIGRSPNLLELQIYSVMWSENVSYKSSFNWINSLPNKGENIISGARQSNAGVVDIGNGEYCVFKMGTHNHPSGIDPYQGAATCVGDVCRDVVSLGAKPLLVLSSLRFGEASLDRTKWLMDEVVKGVRDYSSVLYLENMGGEVCFNSCYDTNPIVNVMVAGVVPKDKILLNRKMIPGQLVLIAGNSTSAEGVYGQAESFTIPKGNPGIGSSLIDSILKLNDENAVVRIENLDMAGIVNAVASISVHAKTGVDIDLNQIPLNQSGLSIEQVLLSRTQERIVLVVDKEKQELVFDVFAKANIPCNKIGAIVEAKTIRFTEAEIVVAELNAHDLVMGYGAPQSNRKHHLIEKEVAIDFLENIPEPGNYWKVINKMVNIPNLIIKEFLQLNFEEKTNKSPSDAQIVTVNSNGKTLCFTVSGNSVYSFNNPNLGAQINIARAVRRIVCSGGKPLALNDCLNFGSPLEESVFSQFVETVKGISNASEFFDTPVVGGNVSFYNESSVLGKREAINPTPIIGMLGVIEPKTNHMSYIYRNKGDMIFLIGKSRNDISGSEYLCSIHKKCNVGVPYFNLDEEKAINNLVTKLIEKKLVCSAHSVEAGGLFFNLIESSMPLGLGFDVTSPAEIRADAFLFGESQGRIVVSVSMEKEDDFVDVMMESGVPFSALGHVTKGELRIDDISYGSVEEYKKEYQ
- a CDS encoding polysaccharide deacetylase family protein, with translation MRRKRNSFLGILILWCVLVMYSCRNDLSIIVHEKEISKRIENGLLTVKFPELKNNSRDSRNVCDSINSNVELFLNSLLYEMDLDENHEVKSESRVCNRELKIDYTLDVFARDYVSARFTVYSYQGGEHGQTFFKCFNYSTQRAEQLKLDDLLHLKRKKELQSLNKLLIKYFENPDHCFNELPFIAADFQFFSYQDDCFIFSFSDNSLGDYVCGTAEIKIPIWDLKQHGLWKL
- a CDS encoding PAS domain S-box protein, coding for MLKNINSLSCSEIALTDSVLSHFQDIPIPNNFNSLLDEFSSLSGCPCLFLDFKDRYVHSSDCKAMTLLESELAKNSNSFFADIFRMKPEREDECIELVYGSHARGVFVPVKIKGVVFGYFVYGQFIENTDSLALKIEKELQLTKDEIEESKLLKILSRTEIEDNIYKSIRFLKGITSQLEMSYDLKNEIRKNQEIANELRIQKTFFQNLFDHSPEAIVILDNEDKVIQANQEFLRLFEYSLEEIKSKEINDLIVPERFKEEGKKATKFASDGKMIDMTTIRQTKSGRQIHVQVLGKPIVLDNSQLAVYGIYRNLTQQVWNQKSQQIMHRISEILNSSMNTVEMIGKIGEELEQVIGAGKLFLELIAPNGRSLRSFTEKDEDFKAINYSESLSSAVIRGKKMLYLTGSQISETMLKNKLSLEQIPKNWLGIPLISEDKVLGVFGVSTFIDGSEMNLESIKLLEVLSIQLAAGTVKKKKDNELRMLHRSMEQSPASIVITDLNGDIEYVNPKFCHISGYSLKEVIGKNPRILKSGITPDQTYKEMWEAVLAGEEWAGEFLNVKKNKELYWERANFSPIKNEYGKITHIVSVKEDITEAKNVEKKLLESKNRAEESDRLKSTFLANMSHELRTPLNAVIGFSNLCDDSLSITEILEFVGLINKSGNQLLGIIEDILSFTSIESQSFQIGEEEFFMFNFIEDVKKMSKEKQVQENKERLGLQFKTDENYSRILVKSDYQRLLQVVTNLIKNALKFTNEGVVEFGYKVDGEELSLYIKDSGVGIEKEKKDVIFDKFRQADDSITRTFGGTGLGLAISKKIMDMLGGTIEVESEPNVGSTFTLRLNCVISKTDSKKELNNTNGMQTSNSPLILVAEDEISNFKLIEAILKRNSYEVMRAENGEEAVEMCKNNSNIRLVLMDIRMPIMDGLIATKKIKSFNPNIPIIAQTAYAMDGDENKAKEEGCDDYISKPIKKDLLLEKIKALI
- a CDS encoding SDR family NAD(P)-dependent oxidoreductase — its product is MNKIAFITGATAGIGEACAKKLAEIGFDLIISGRRKEKLEILQQELIANYQVKVFSIELDVRNQKEVESKIKSLPEKWNKIDLLLNNAGLAVGVSSFQEGIIDDWERMIDTNLKGLLYVTRAITPLMIERKKGQIINITSVAGKEVYPGGNVYCATKHAVDAITKGMRIDLLPHNIKVCSLAPGMVDTEFSLVRFKGDSEKAEQVYNGFTPLNAEDIAETVEFIATRPSHVNINDILIMATDQASARDVNKQ